One Mycolicibacterium goodii genomic region harbors:
- a CDS encoding BCCT family transporter: protein MTAEIRKVGSDKSKNEVTKTEKVLKSPVGSDVVPQHPVLDIPVEQKAYTRREGLDRVVFGVTALIAIGFLVWGFVSTDSLASASAGALSWVMNSTGWLFVLTASGFVVFVVWLAVSRYGNIPLGRDDEEPEFRTVSWVAMMFSAGMGIGLMFFGVSEPLSHFVTPPPGTGEPGDPAAAQTAMATTLFHWTLHPWAIYAVVGLAIAYGVYRKGRLQLVSAAFEPLLGERANGPWGKVIDMLAIFATLFGSAASLGLGALQIRSGLQIVSGIGQVGNTILVVIIAVLTVAFVLSAVSGVARGIQWLSNINMVLAVVLAVFIFLVGPTVFMLNLIPTSIGSYVEQLAMMSARTGAEGADVNEWLQSWTIFYWAWWISWTPFVGMFIARISRGRTIRQFIAGVLLVPSVVSLVWFCVFGGAAIREQQNGVDLAGEGSVEQQLFGLLDQYPIATIASVVVMVLVAIFFVSGADAASIVMGSLSERGTIKPTRPTVIFWGVATGAVAAVMLLVGGEDALNGLQTITIIAALPFVLVMVGLAVSLVRDLRRDPMVVRRQYAVEAVNSAVVAGVTQHGDDFVIAVEKDPQAGDGGHAGGDAGGDARPDADTGGGGEDTNDTGDAKTGG from the coding sequence ATGACTGCTGAGATACGAAAAGTTGGATCCGACAAGTCCAAGAACGAAGTAACGAAAACGGAAAAGGTTCTGAAGTCTCCGGTCGGCAGCGACGTCGTCCCGCAGCACCCCGTGCTCGACATACCGGTCGAGCAGAAGGCGTACACCCGCCGCGAGGGTCTCGACCGGGTGGTCTTCGGTGTCACAGCGCTCATCGCGATCGGCTTCCTCGTCTGGGGGTTCGTCAGCACCGACTCGCTGGCGTCGGCCTCGGCCGGCGCCCTGTCCTGGGTGATGAACAGCACCGGCTGGCTGTTCGTGCTCACCGCATCCGGATTCGTGGTGTTCGTGGTGTGGTTGGCGGTCAGCCGTTACGGCAACATCCCACTCGGCCGCGACGACGAAGAACCCGAGTTCCGCACGGTGTCGTGGGTGGCCATGATGTTCAGCGCAGGCATGGGCATCGGTCTGATGTTCTTCGGAGTGTCAGAACCGTTGTCGCACTTCGTCACTCCGCCGCCGGGCACGGGCGAGCCGGGTGATCCGGCCGCAGCGCAGACCGCGATGGCGACCACGCTGTTCCACTGGACTCTGCACCCGTGGGCCATCTACGCCGTCGTGGGCCTGGCGATTGCCTACGGCGTCTACCGCAAGGGCCGCCTGCAGCTGGTCAGCGCGGCGTTCGAGCCGCTGCTGGGGGAGCGGGCCAACGGGCCGTGGGGCAAGGTCATCGACATGCTGGCGATCTTCGCCACGCTGTTCGGGTCGGCAGCCTCGCTGGGTCTTGGCGCCCTGCAGATCCGCAGTGGTCTGCAGATCGTGTCGGGTATCGGCCAGGTCGGCAACACCATCCTGGTCGTGATCATCGCGGTGCTCACGGTCGCCTTCGTGCTGTCGGCGGTGTCGGGTGTCGCGCGCGGCATCCAGTGGTTGTCGAACATCAACATGGTGCTGGCCGTCGTGCTGGCGGTGTTCATCTTCCTCGTCGGCCCGACGGTGTTCATGCTCAACCTGATCCCCACGTCGATCGGCAGTTATGTCGAGCAGTTGGCGATGATGTCGGCCCGCACCGGGGCCGAGGGCGCCGACGTCAACGAATGGCTGCAGTCCTGGACGATCTTCTACTGGGCGTGGTGGATCTCGTGGACCCCGTTCGTCGGGATGTTCATCGCCCGCATCTCGCGCGGCCGCACCATTCGGCAGTTCATCGCGGGCGTGCTGCTGGTGCCGAGCGTGGTGTCGCTGGTGTGGTTCTGCGTGTTCGGCGGTGCGGCGATCCGCGAACAGCAGAACGGCGTGGATCTCGCGGGTGAGGGAAGCGTCGAACAGCAGTTGTTCGGCCTGCTCGATCAGTACCCGATCGCGACGATCGCCAGTGTGGTGGTGATGGTGCTGGTGGCGATCTTCTTCGTCTCCGGTGCCGACGCCGCGTCGATCGTGATGGGGTCGCTGTCCGAGCGTGGCACGATCAAGCCGACGCGTCCGACCGTGATTTTCTGGGGCGTCGCCACCGGCGCCGTGGCTGCCGTCATGCTGCTGGTCGGCGGCGAGGACGCGCTCAACGGCCTGCAGACCATCACGATCATCGCGGCGCTGCCGTTCGTGCTCGTCATGGTGGGCCTGGCGGTCTCGCTGGTGAGGGACCTGCGTCGCGACCCGATGGTGGTGCGTCGGCAGTACGCGGTGGAGGCCGTCAATTCGGCGGTGGTCGCGGGCGTCACGCAGCACGGCGACGACTTCGTGATCGCCGTGGAGAAGGACCCGCAGGCCGGCGACGGTGGACAT
- a CDS encoding Rv3235 family protein produces MPVPEPITEPVIDYEPPVQRVTSAPPCAAPTAFRRHTPRTLRLVRPPAEQRPHDGAGEFATMALRRVLEVVDRRRSPAQLRAVLDPSLIDAVVALAQTRHGAPANLRRVRLRAAADQHPDAPTATAAEVFATYTRGPRVRAIAARVELRSGRWRLAALQIG; encoded by the coding sequence ATGCCGGTCCCCGAGCCCATCACCGAGCCGGTCATCGACTACGAGCCGCCCGTGCAACGCGTGACGTCCGCACCGCCGTGCGCGGCTCCGACCGCGTTCCGCCGGCACACGCCGCGCACATTGCGTCTGGTGCGACCGCCCGCCGAGCAACGCCCGCACGACGGCGCGGGAGAGTTCGCGACGATGGCCCTGCGCCGCGTACTGGAGGTCGTCGACCGGCGTCGGTCGCCCGCGCAGTTGCGCGCGGTGCTCGACCCGTCGCTGATCGACGCCGTGGTGGCACTTGCCCAGACGCGCCACGGTGCGCCCGCGAACCTGCGTCGCGTGCGGTTACGCGCGGCCGCCGACCAGCACCCGGACGCGCCGACCGCGACGGCCGCGGAGGTGTTCGCCACCTACACGCGCGGCCCCCGGGTGCGCGCGATCGCTGCGCGCGTCGAATTGCGGAGCGGCCGTTGGCGACTCGCCGCCCTCCAGATCGGCTAG
- a CDS encoding WS/DGAT/MGAT family O-acyltransferase produces MVTRLSASDAAFYHLENTSTPMYVGSLWILRKPRAGLSYETLLETVEQRLPQIPRYRQKVREVTLGLARPVWIDDREFDITYHIRRSALPSPGSDDQLHDLVARLGSRPLDRTRPLWEMYLVEGLAKNRIAIYTKSHQALVNGMAAVEVGHVIADRAQKPPRFGEDIWIPAREPTDSQLVLGAIGEWIARPTSQLAALRDTLTEVATNAGELAAVGRRIAETVRTVARGTAPSSPLNTTVSRNRRFTVADHKLDDYRQVRARYDCDINDVVLAVISGALRNWLLSRGEPVTPSTTVRAMAPLSVYPDEELDQPGPGQAISEVSPFLVDLPVGEGNAVVRLSHISHATESNSSVASLVDARTIVTLSGFAPPTLHAMGIRVATGFSARLFNLLITNVPGPQKQMYVAGTKLLESYAVPPLLHNQVLAIGVTSYDGKLYFGINADRDAMSDVGVFRGLLDESLEELIDAAK; encoded by the coding sequence ATGGTGACCAGGCTGTCGGCGTCCGACGCAGCGTTCTACCACCTGGAGAACACCTCCACGCCGATGTACGTCGGGTCCCTGTGGATCCTGCGCAAACCTCGCGCCGGCCTGAGCTACGAGACCCTGCTGGAAACCGTCGAGCAACGCCTGCCGCAGATCCCCCGGTACCGCCAGAAGGTGCGCGAGGTGACGTTGGGCCTGGCGCGTCCGGTGTGGATCGACGATCGAGAATTCGACATCACTTATCACATCCGGCGCTCGGCCCTGCCGTCTCCTGGCAGCGACGACCAGTTGCACGATCTGGTGGCCCGCCTCGGGTCACGACCCCTGGACAGGACCCGGCCGCTGTGGGAGATGTACCTCGTCGAGGGCTTGGCGAAGAACCGCATCGCGATCTACACCAAATCCCACCAGGCGCTGGTCAACGGTATGGCCGCGGTCGAGGTCGGACACGTGATCGCCGATCGGGCCCAGAAGCCGCCCCGGTTCGGCGAGGACATCTGGATCCCGGCGCGGGAGCCGACAGACAGCCAACTGGTGCTCGGCGCCATCGGGGAGTGGATCGCGCGGCCCACCAGCCAGCTCGCGGCCTTGCGGGACACCCTCACCGAGGTGGCCACCAACGCCGGCGAGCTCGCCGCGGTGGGGCGGCGAATCGCAGAGACGGTCCGCACGGTCGCGCGCGGCACGGCCCCGAGCAGCCCGCTCAACACCACGGTGTCGCGTAACCGGCGGTTCACGGTGGCCGATCACAAGCTCGACGACTACCGCCAGGTGCGGGCCCGCTACGACTGCGACATCAACGACGTGGTGCTGGCGGTGATCTCCGGGGCGCTGCGCAACTGGCTGTTGTCGCGGGGCGAGCCGGTGACGCCGAGCACGACAGTGCGGGCCATGGCGCCGCTTTCGGTCTATCCCGACGAGGAACTCGATCAGCCGGGCCCAGGCCAGGCCATCAGCGAGGTCTCGCCGTTCCTCGTCGATCTGCCGGTCGGGGAGGGCAACGCCGTCGTGCGCCTGTCACACATCAGCCACGCCACCGAATCGAACTCGTCGGTGGCCAGCCTGGTCGACGCCCGCACCATCGTCACCCTCTCAGGTTTCGCGCCGCCGACCCTGCACGCGATGGGAATCCGTGTGGCGACTGGTTTTTCGGCACGATTGTTCAATCTGTTGATCACGAATGTGCCGGGTCCGCAGAAGCAGATGTACGTGGCGGGCACCAAGCTTCTCGAGAGCTACGCGGTACCGCCGCTGCTGCACAACCAGGTGTTGGCGATCGGTGTGACGTCGTACGACGGCAAACTGTACTTCGGCATCAACGCCGACCGCGACGCCATGAGTGACGTCGGCGTTTTCCGGGGTCTGCTCGATGAATCCCTGGAGGAATTGATAGACGCGGCTAAGTAA